In the genome of Armatimonadota bacterium, one region contains:
- a CDS encoding LacI family transcriptional regulator, whose translation MPRPTRASPPTIKQVASLSGVSTKTVSRVINGAPYVSDDTRRRVTTAIERLNYRPNALARGLVTRRSRTIGLVIADIVNPFFPPLVRAVEDATAARGYNVVLCDTDEDPARERAVISVLLERQVDGLILCASRVPSGYLIGLVEEGIPLVLINRVLRHPAAAAVVTDGEGGGRRATAHLIGLGHRRIAYLAGPSKSSSHRSRLRGYRNALLDAGIGFAPELVAGGTASIAAGRGAMAALLSLRRPPSAVFAFDDLMAIGALEEIRRAGRRVPEDVAIVGFDDIDLAAHVDPPLTTMAQPKAEMGRLAADRLLDAVGAQSPPQSRIVTLMPELVIRRSCGGKIPSDREAVS comes from the coding sequence GTGCCGCGGCCTACCCGGGCGTCTCCACCCACAATCAAGCAGGTTGCATCCCTGTCCGGGGTTTCCACCAAGACGGTCTCCCGCGTCATCAACGGGGCGCCCTACGTAAGCGATGATACCCGCCGCAGGGTCACTACAGCGATCGAGAGGTTGAACTATCGGCCCAACGCGCTGGCGCGGGGGCTGGTCACGCGAAGATCGCGCACGATCGGCCTCGTCATCGCCGATATCGTCAACCCGTTCTTTCCACCACTGGTTCGGGCGGTCGAAGATGCCACCGCGGCAAGGGGTTACAACGTCGTGCTCTGCGACACGGACGAAGACCCGGCCAGGGAGCGGGCTGTGATCTCGGTGTTGCTGGAAAGGCAGGTTGACGGCCTGATCCTGTGCGCCTCTCGTGTCCCGTCGGGATACCTGATCGGTCTGGTGGAGGAGGGGATTCCTCTCGTCTTGATCAACCGCGTGCTGAGGCACCCGGCCGCCGCCGCGGTGGTGACCGACGGAGAGGGGGGTGGCCGCCGCGCGACCGCTCACCTGATTGGGCTCGGGCACCGGCGCATCGCGTATCTGGCCGGGCCGTCGAAGTCGTCTTCCCACCGCAGTCGCCTCCGGGGATACAGGAACGCCCTCTTGGACGCAGGTATCGGCTTCGCCCCAGAGCTTGTGGCCGGGGGTACCGCTTCGATCGCGGCCGGCCGCGGCGCCATGGCAGCGCTGCTGAGTCTCAGGCGGCCCCCAAGCGCGGTCTTCGCCTTCGATGACCTCATGGCGATCGGCGCGCTGGAAGAAATCCGCCGTGCGGGACGCCGTGTGCCGGAGGATGTTGCCATAGTCGGATTCGATGACATTGACCTGGCCGCGCACGTTGACCCTCCGCTCACCACGATGGCGCAGCCCAAGGCGGAGATGGGCCGGCTGGCCGCGGACCGGCTGCTCGACGCCGTTGGGGCGCAATCACCCCCACAGAGCAGGATCGTGACCTTGATGCCTGAGCTCGTGATACGGCGGTCGTGTGGCGGCAAGATACCATCGGACAGGGAGG